The genomic interval TTGGCAACGACCGTCTTTCCTTCGTGAACGGTTACGGTGACATTTGCGGGAAGCTCATACTTCTCGTTGGCTTTGTTGGACACCTCGGAGATCACATAATCGCCGATGCGCAGCCCCTCGATGTGGATCTGACCCTTCTCATCGGTCACAAAGTCCTTGCTGAAAGCATTGCCGGTGATATCCGAGCCCTCCACACGGAAGGTAAAGCCCTTCAGCACGCCGTCATCCGAAGTCTTTTCAATGCGGATGCCTCCGGTCTGTGCCTGGTTGGCAAAGCCCTTTCCGGCCTCATTTTCCACGACGACGGTTTTACCATCTTCCTTAATGGAGAAACTGTAGGTCTTCTCATCAAGGAAGAAGCCCTTGGGGGCCTCAGTTTCCTTCAGCGTGTAATCACCGTAGGGCAGATCATCCAGCTTGTAGACGCCGTCGGACAACTCCTCCGTCTGGCCCACAAGCTTTCCGTCACGGTACACCTCAAAGACTGCGCCGTTCAGGTGATGATCGGGATAGTCTTTATCCACCTTGGTCAGCTGAACGCTGCCGCGAATGAGCTTGTTGGTGATCTCGATCTCGACCACAGCGCCGTTCTGATCTACCTTCACGGTATAAGGCGTCTCATCCAGCACATAGCCCTCCGGTGCAGCGATTTCACGAGCCACATACTCGCCATAAGGGATGTCCGCGAAGGAGAAGCTGCCGTCCTCTGCAGAAACGGTGGTCAGGACAGGCTCTGTGCCGTCAGTAAGGAACAGGCCGATGGTAGCTCCGGCCAGCGCCTTGCCGTCCTCATCCTTCTTCATGCCGTGGATCTCTCCGTAGATCATCTCGTTGGTAATGCTCTTTCCGTCATTGACAGCAAGCTCTACCACGGGAATTTCCTGACCGGCATAGGCAAAGGTCACAGGGTACTTCTCATCGGAGAGCATATAGTGGCTGTCGGTGCTGATTTCCTTGACATAGTAGCTGCCGAAGGGAACATCGCTCTTGAGCACGGCTTTCCCGTTTTCGTCAAGGGACAGAATCTCAATCAGTCCGTCCGCAGGAATGACAGAGCCGTCTGCTGCGGTAAGCTCCTCGGCGGCATAGAAGCCGAAGGTCACGGCGGAAAGCTCGTTATTCATGCCGATACCGAACTGCTTGTTCTGCTCCAGTACCTTGGAAAGAGAAATCCGCGCCTTCTGTCTGTCATTGCAGAAGCTGGCAGCGGTTTCGGTGATCTCAATCTCCTGGCCGGCGTAGACAAGCTCTGCGGTATGGGCGTCCTTGTTAATGACCATGCCGTCGGGGGCTTTCATCTCGGTGATTTCGTATTTTCCCAGATACAGCGGCTTGCTCTCCGCCATGCCGTCTGCGCCGGTAGTCACTGTATCCACCACCTCGCCGGCGCTGCAGCGCAGCGTACCATCCGGGGTGTAGATGTCCGCCGCAGCCTTGATCTCATAGGTTGCTCCTGCAAGACCCTGCACCGTATAGACCGGCTGGTAGACTCCGTCCGCCGCCGTGACGGTGGCAAACACCTCGCCGGTTTTGGAAATCTTGATGATGCCCTTCTGTGCGTAATTGCCAAGCTTCACTGCAACGACCGTCACGCCGCTTTCCTCGGTGGAATTCTCTTCGGTCACATCGAACTTGACCGCCTCATGACTGAGCACATAGCCGTAAGGGGCAGAGACCTCCTTGAGGGAGTAGCCCTTGCCGAACTCCAGCTTTTCCGGCGTGATGAGCATGCCGGCGTCATTGGTGTAGAAGGTGTCGATGGTGGTAACCTCCGGATAGGTAAAGGTCATTTCCACCTTGGAGCCATCCGGACGGAAGATCTGGAAGCCCGCACCCGCATAGGGAATGGTATTGCCGGTCTCCGCATCCACCTTGATGACCTTAATGAAGGACTCGAAGTTAGCGTTGTTGATGAGGTAGCGATAGGTCTCGCCGTCCTTGGCAATGAACACATCAAAGTCGCTCATCAGCTCACGGCCCTCCCAGCCGGAAACCTGATGCACGGTATACACGCCGTAGGGCAGGTCCTTGCTCTGGGCAAAGCCGTTTTCATCGCAGGTCAGATAGTCCCGCTCCGTATCCTTTGCCGCCTCATAGCTGCCGGCAGATTTCAGATAGACGGCAAAAATCGCGCCTTCTTCGGGCGTTTCAATTTGTGTGTCGCCGTTATCCGAGTGCTTGATGATGGCGATATTGCCCTTCTGCACCTGCTCGGCAACAGCCACAGCAGGCGCAGCGTTCAGCTCAACGGTGTAATTGGCCGCCTCTGCACCGACAGCATAAACGGTGCTGTCCAGCAGATAGCCCTCGGAGGGGCTGATCTCACGAATCGTCCAGTCGTCGCCGCAGACATAATAGCCGGTGGTGAACTGGCCGTTCTCGTCGGTGTAGTAGGTATCCGCAAGCTGATCGCCCTTATAAATGCCGTAGGCGGCACCGGCAAGCGAAGCGTCGCCCTGCGCCGTTCCGCTCTCACAGTCGCTCTTGGTGACGGTGACATTGAACTTTTTGAGGATGTTGGAAACGCTCTTATTGGTTACACTGTTCCATTCCACTGCGGCGCTCTGGCTGTCGGGAACCACATAGCGAATGGCGGTGTCCATCTCCTCCAGCGTGTAGCCGGTGCCGATGAGCACATCCCGGAAGGTTGCCACACCGTTTTCATCGGTGACGGCGTATTCATCCACGGGCAGCCCGCTGAGGGAGGTTCCGGAAAGGTGGAACTTCACCCCCTGATTCAGTCCGTCCTCGGAGGTCTTGGTCACGGTCAACTCGCCGCGGCGGAGCACATTGTTAAAGGAAACCGTTGCCGTCTGTCCAGCAAGCACGGTGACACGGTGGCTTTCCTGGGGCACATACTTGTCATAGCTCTGCTCAGTGACGGTATAGGTGCCGGGCATCAGATTGTCGATGTGAATTTCACCGTTTCGGTCGGTGGTAACGCTCTGATTGACGCCCTCGCCGGTGATGGTGAAGGTAATGCCGTCCACCCTGCCGTCCTCGCTGGTCTTGATGATTTTGGCGCTGCCGTAGCTGACCTTCAGCTTGACAAATGCCCTTACGGGGTCGCTGACGGAGGCCGTATAGGTGATGGTATCCTGAACGCCGCCGTTGGGGCCGTACTTATAGTCCGTCCAAACAAGAACGCCGCAGCGGGAAGCGCTTCGACTTGCGGAGATCGTCACATTGCCGCTGGGAGCCGTATCGGTGGTGATAGTGAGCGTGTTGCCCGACACGCTGAAATGGAAGCCTGTCTCACTGGCGGAGAAGGTAAACTGTGACAGCACACGGTTGGTATCCGTGAGCTCGGCAATGTACTGACTGCCGTCCCACGCAAGCTCAATGGTCCTTGCGCCGCCGCTGCTTCTGCTCATAAAGCTCGGGCAAACGGCGTGGCTCTGCACGCTGGACTCGATGCTGTCGTAATAGTCCATGATTCGGCTATACAGCGGATGATTGGGGGAAACCAGCGACAGGATCTCGTCATAGCCGCCGGTGCTCACATGGTCAAAGTCCGCATCGCGCTCGCCCACAACCGTTTCCCAAACGAGCAGCTGGGTAGCGAAGGCGTGGGCCAACTTATCCGCATCGGAATCGTTCTGCGATCTCCACGAGGTGGAAAGGTTGCCCTGATAGCCATACTGCATGATACGCCCCAGCAGCAGCTTAATGTCGTCCGGCTCGATGGTGTTGTTGTACTGGCTGGGATAGTTATCCCAGAAATCCTCACCGAAGCCGTAATAGGTATCGCCGACATTTCGGGAGAGGCCGGGCTCGATGCAGTAGCATACCTTCCCGTCAAAGGAATCCATACAGTGCAGGGTGGTGTAGTTGCTGGAGCCTGTTGTCCAGCCGTTCATGTAGGTTTTTGCGGAGTGCCCCCATGCGTCCTCGGAGTAAATCTGAGCAGCGTCCCCGTCACGGGGGAAGGAAATCATATAGGACTCCGCTGTTTCGCTTGCGGCGAAGGCCGTGGTCGTGCCAAAGCCCGCAAGCACGGTGAATGCCATGAGGACTGCAAGCAGCCCCGACATTCCTCTTTTGAGAATCTTCTTCATTCGTTCTGTCCTCCTTCAAGGCATGAAAAAAGCACCGTGCTTCCACGATGCTCATTTCGGTGTATTGATTTGTTGATGATTATGCGTACCCGATATAGATCAGGTAGCTGCTTGTGCCGACGCATTCGTACCAGATCCAGACAGCAGTTATCTCCCCATCCTTCGCATATCTGTTCAGGCGTGAGTTAATGTCTCGCTCCAGGTAGATGCAGGTCGGCTTCGCGGTGATCGGATTGTCCCAGCAATCGGTTGCTGAGCTATCCAAGGTCAGCCCCAAGCTCACCGCCGTGCTTTTTGCGTAGGAAATCCAGCAGTCGATATCAAATGTGGGCTCGGGCTTCGGAGTCGGTTCCGGCTCGGTTATCGCAGGAATGGATGGTTCCTCTGTGGGGTTCTCTGTTTCCACCGGCTCCTCCGGAAGCACGGGCGGCTGCTTGGTTTCCTCCGATGCCGGCGCATTCGATTCCGTGGGTGCGCTTGCCGGCTCAGAAGAAACAGCAGAGCCGCTTTCGTGCTTGTCCTCATTTGATATGCAAACTGCTGGATCGGCGGCTTCTGTCGGGGCTTTTGTGGGAGCGTTTGGTTCTGTGGATACCGGCTCAAAAGAAGCAGGCGTTTCTTCCTGCGGCGTTGGAGCTTTCGGTGTGTTTGCTGCCGCTTGCCCTTGCAAGGGCTCTGCGGCGCATCCGGAAAGCAATACAGAAAGCAGGAGCGCGCACAACATGAGATTCTTTTTCATGGGATGACCTCCTATGGCTGTTTTTCTCATATTGTACGAACGCACCCGGTTTTTCTCAACTGTACCGCCTGTCTATTTTTCTTTTGAGCTGGTATTGCCGGTAAATGAGGGGGGGGAGAGTGTGAGAGGGGGAACGGCGCTGACGCAGCGTCAAAAGGGTAGACTGCTCCCTTGGCGAAGAACCTATCTTGCGTCATTCCGACTTTTCTGCCTTTCCTGATACCGGTGATAATATTCCAGCGCTTTCAGAATATACTCACCGGTTTTTTCGTAGGGAACGCTGGCAGGGATAAACCTTCTGGCCTCGGCGTACTTGATGTTGATTTTCTCCCTCTGGTTCGGCTTTTCCTCGCTCATGATCGACTCGATGACCTCGTTATTCAGCTTTCCGTCCTGGGAGAACCGCTTCAGCTTAATGGCCTGGGCAAGGGACGGCGTGGCATCTGCGTAGGCGATTTGCTCCAGCAGGGCGCGCTGTTCCTCTTTTTGCAGGTACGAAAGCTCCACCGCCGGTCTGAACGCAATGCGCCCCTCGTCAACCAAATCCAGAAGTTCCGGAATGAGCTCGGTAAGGCGAATATAGCGGAAGATAGTATTTTTGCTTTCTCCCACTTCCGCAGCCATTTCGTCTGAGGATTTTGTTCCAAAAGAATTGTTCCCCAATGGGGAATAATTATCTTGAGCTGGTCTGCCTGCTTGTCTCTTCATGGCCTCCAAGCGCATCTTGTACGAAAAAGCTTTTTCACTGGGCAGTATCACAGAGCGCTGCAGGTTCGATTCCACCATTAGAATGATGGCCTCGTCGCGGGTCATCTCCCGCACCTCGGCTTTCACGGTATCAAAGCCGGCAAGCTCACAGGCCTTCTTTCTGCGATGCCCCGATACGATTTCGTACCGCCCGTCCTCCTTCGGTCGGAGGGTGACAGGGGTGATGATCCCGCGCTCCTTGATACTCTGGACAAGCTGATCCATGTCCTCGTCCAGCTTCACCTTGAAGGGATGGTCTGGGAAATCGTCGATCTCCGAGAGGGGAATATCATAAATGCGCGGGAGCTTGTTTTCCTTTCGCTCCGCGTCATTCATGAAAAGCTCATCGTACCCGGTCAGGCCCAGATCGATTTTTTGCACGCTCTTCAATCTCTGTCACCTCCTTCGTCAGAGCCTCATACGCTGCTGCGACCTTGCCGTTCCTGTCGTGAGAGAAGATGCTTTCTCCGGAAAGACTGCACTCCGCAGCTCTTACCGAAAAGGGAATCTCGGAACGAAACACGCGGATGTTCTCTCCCACGGTAGAACGAAGCGAGGAAATAATCGCCTTGGCGTTGTTGGTGCGGTTATCCACCATCGTCAGCAAAATGCCGTCAATCTTTAATCTCGGGTTGATCTGCCGCTTGATCTTTGAAATGGAGCGCAGAAGCAGGTTAAGACCTTTGGTTGACAGGAAGTTCGGCTGAGACGGGATAATCACACTGTCTGCCGCAACCAGCGCATTGACCGTCATCATACCCAGCGAGGGCATACAGTCAATCAGAATGTAGTCGTAGCTTTTTCTCATGCCGTCGATGGCGTTCTTCAGAACATACTCACGGCTCATGACATTAAACAGGCCCGTTTCCATACCGGAGAGTTCAATGTTGGAGGGGAGCAAATCCACACCCTCCTGGTGCCGGATAATTGCACCCTCTGCAAGCGGCTCATCATCAATGACCGACTGCATAAGGGACGACAGCGATACATCCAGCTCGTCGGGGTTCTTTATGCCGAGGCTCACGGTTAAGCTGCCCTGCGGGTCAGCATCCACCAGCAGGACCCGTTTCCCGGAGCTTGCAAGTCCCACGCCGAGATTGACTGTGGTCGTCGTTTTGCCAACGCCGCCCTTCTGATTCGTGATGGCGATCACCTTACAGTTTTCCATGGGGTTTTCCTCCTTTCTCTTTATTTGAATCATTTCTGATCCACGAAAGCCTCAAAATACCTTTTGGGGCTTTCGTCACTGCATTTCATTTTTCCTCGAACCCAAAATGCAGAAAAGGAAATCAACAGGCGTTCGGCTGCTGACCGAACTCATAGGAATCTCACCTCTGCCGGGTACTCCGCCAGCCCCATAGGGAAGTATCATTGTCCCTGAATCGTTTCATCGCCTTATCCGTAGCAAGCGGATATTTCAGAATGGTTCGGAATCGCTACCAACCTTGCTTTCCGTGATAACCCTTTCTGGCAGGAAGTTCGTGGCGCACCTTCATTCGGCTGGGGCCTTCGCCCCCGATCAGGAATGTACCTGTTGAATGTGTATTCGGTTTTCAAGGTTCACGAGGGCGATTGTTTTGTCCCTCACTTGGTAGGCAACGAAAACGGGCAAAAATTAACCCCCCTCCAAAAAAATTTTCGATTTTTTTGAAAAACGCAGATTTGTGAGTCCGCACTTGATTCTGAGATAATAAAAAAGCACCCTTGACGGGTGCGGAATACCTATAAGAGATGTCGATAGGTTGTCTGTCTCTCTGGAACAAATTCCAAAGTATCAAATTGATACTTTGGAATGCGCTACTTGATACTTTGGGACGCAATTTTGCCTTCGTAGCCAATGGGCTGATGGCTAAAACAAAAAAGGACGAGCCACCCGATATGGATAGCTCGTCCTTACCTCATTTTGATTGTAGGTTGTCTAAGTACTTCCAGCGTCGATAGTTTTGCAGACTGCTGATGTGCCACTCGCTCTTTCGGGGTATCGTCCTGAATGCGTTTGAACAGAAAAAATCAATCAGGTATATCTTGGGGATCATATTCATCGCCCTGATGGAAAAATACTTCACCTTGCCTTTGTTGCACCAGCGGTTAATTACCGGAATAGCATATCCCGTGATCTCACTGACCTTTTTAACTTCAAGAACATCTGGATATTCTTTGAGGAGGAACCGATAATACTCATGCAAATCTTCGCCGTCGATTTTAATTTCCGACGAATAATGTTGCCGAACCGTTCTTCCGCTTTCTTTGTACCATCCCTCCGGTACAGCGTAGAACTCAGGATGATTTTCCCGATCTTCTATAAAAGCCATCAGATCTTCTTTCCTGATTTTGTAGCACCGGGTTTTCTTCCCCGAATAAATGCACGGCAGCTTTCCGCTTTTCAGATAATAGAGTGCTGTTCGTTTGCTGCAATGGCAAAGCAAGCGCACCTGTTCCTTAGCCAGAATATCCGGCACTTTTGACCAATCAATGTCATTGATTTTCATAACATACACCTCTGTCATTTGTTCGGTGGAAGACACCTGTGTATGCTATGCTGTTCTAACATCGTTCTAACATTTCTAACGCGAATTCTAACAAAACTGCCAAAATCGGCTCATTTTTGGCTTTCATTCGAACCCCTTGAAAAATCAAGCTTTTTCAAGGGTGAATGCCAAAATACCTTGATACAGCTATGGTTTTGGGCGGACAAAATAGCCTGAAAGCGATACGAAAAAACCACAAAAGTCATAATGGTTGAAAAGACTCGAAATTTTTGGAAGCTCCGGCCGTTTCGTCCGCTGAAAATGTCCGCCGCACAGGGCTTTGCGCGGGTTCGGATTTCACAATTTCATATCGTTCTTGCGTGTTTTTCTTGCATTCTTCCGGAGCAGGGATTACACTTGAGGTATACGGAGAGTTGTCCGAGAGGTCGAAGGTGCGACACTCGAAATGTCGTGTTCCCAAAAGGAACCTAGGGTTCGAATCCCTAACTCTCCGCCAAAAACCCAGTCATATCAAGGCTTTTGCCCATATGACTGGGCTTTTCTTTTCTCTCAAGGTCACATCGGCGTACATGATTTTCGGCAAGAGCTCAGGTGTGCCAGCCGGTTTGCCTTGTGTCCGGCAGGGTCAGGATATTGTCCATCACATTTGCCGAGGTGATCTTGGACTTGTAATCCAAATGGCTGTAAATATTCGCCGTCGTGCCAATATCGCTGTGACCCAGCCACTCCTGGATTTGCTTCAGAGGCACATCGTTCGCCAAAAGCAGTGAGGCACAGCTGTGTCTAAGGTCGTGAAAGCGAATGTGCCGCAGACCGTTCTGCTCCAGCAGCTTGCTGAAATTGGCGGTAACGCTTCTGGGGTTGAAGATATTGCCCATGGCATCCACAAAAACATAACCGTCATACTTTTTGCTGTAGCAATTTCCGCATACCCGCCGATTTTCCTTTTGCTGCTCCCTCAGCGCCAGCAGCTTTTCCCGGATATTGCTGACCAGCGGCAGGGAGCGCAGGCTGGATTTCGTCTTGGCGCGGTCTGCGCAGACGATTTCACTTTTGCCGTCTATCTTTGCGTTGGTTACGATGTGCTTAATGGTGATGGTGTCCCGCTCAAAGTCGATGGCGTCCCATTTCAGCCCCAGTGCCTCGCTGCGGCGCAGGCCGTAAAAGGCGGTCATCTGAATCAGCAGGGAGTACGGATGATCCTTGGACGCTTCCAGCAGCCTCTCCAGCTCCTCCTGCCGGTAATAGTCCGCAATGTACCGCTGCTTCTTGGGGCGCTCCACCTTGTCGGCGGGGTTGAAGGGAATCAGGTCCATTTTGACGGCGTATTTCAGCGCCTTGTGGATATTGGCGTGATAGTGGATCACCGTACCGGGCGACACGGTTTTCAGCTCATGCAGATAAAAGCTCTGAATGTGCTTGGCTTGGATTCCGTCCAGCGTCAGTCCGGTGTTTCGGAAATACGGTGCGATCTTTCCCTTTACCATCTGCGTGTAAGAGGAAAAGGTGGTCTTTTCCACCGAGCTGCGGATAATCTCCAGCCACAGCTCCATGTAGTCGGCAAACAGCATATCAGAGGAGATGTCCTCGTTCTCCTTGCTCACAACCGGCGGGACAAAGCTCTTGCGGGTGTCCAGCAGCAGCTTCTCGGCGCGGCGCTTGTTTCCCTTTGCGGGAAGTCCTGTGGGAATCCACGGCTGCCTGCGTTTGCCGTTGGCGTCCGTGTAATTCAGCACCATGTAGTAATTGTCGTTTTTTATTTGCAGGTGTCCTGCTATCATAAACTCTACCTCCTTTGCGGATAGCACATGAACGGGCACCCTTTCGGACCGTTTTTATTATACGCCCGGCGGGAATGCCCGTCCAATGTGCCATACAGGTTCAAATCCCGGCTACGCCGCCGGCTGCGGATTTCCCGCCGAGAGTGCGTAGCGGATCACATTGATTTTCGGTACGCGGTATGCATTGCCGATTTTCATACCGGGGATGTCGCCGTCGCCGATCAGCGCATAGGCCAGATGACGGCTGATTTTCAGCATGGACTGGACCTGGGCAACGTTCACAATGTCGGGGTAATCCGTGAACATCACCTCATACATGGTCTGCAGCTCGGTCTTCGTCACTGAAACCACCTCCTCCGTCGTCGCGCATAAAGCTGTTGAGCCTTCTTTCGACCATGTGAAGCACATAATGGACCTCGCTTTGGCTCAGATTAAAGGACAATACATGTCCTTCTTCGTCAGTGAGATTGATGGTCATTCGTTCGTTGCTGACATCAATATCAGCGTAGTATTTCTTTAGGAATCTGTCGAAGAGGATATCCACCATTTCACAGCCGTCTTTGGAAAACACGTCAATCATATCATCCAGATAGTCCATTCTTCCTTCGTCCAAATCGAATTCAATGATTTCTTTTATGATTTCTTTCATTGTAAAATCTCCTTTCACCGGGCGTCCCGGCCTTTGCGCTGCCGCGCCAAGTGTTTGTTGTAAAAATCCATGGCCTTGACAAGTGTCTCGGTCATCTGCTTCATGGAGGTGTCCGGACGGAAAAAGCTGCGGAGCTTGTCTACCGGCACCTTCACATATTCCACCTGATTACCCTTAACCTCGGACAGAAGCTGCAGCACCGCGTCATCCGTAAGAGTCTGCTCCTCGCTCATGCGCCGCAGCCGTCGGGCCTGGGACAAGGACGGCGTTACCTCATCGCTGTCCATCACGGAGAAGATCATCTCCTGCTCAGACGGCTGCAAATAGGACAGCTCCACCGCCGGAGTCAGGGCGATCTTGCCCTCATCCACCAGCTTCAGGATGTCGGGGATCAGGTTGGTGAGGCGTATGTAGCGTTGGATTTGGTTGCGGCTGTCCGGTGAATTTTCAGCAAGAGAATCAATACTTTTGATTTGGTGACCAAGTTGGTCACCATTTTCTTTTCGCCCCGGCGAGCGTTTTATGGCATCGTATTTCATTTTGTACGCGAACGCCTTTTCGCTTGGGAGAATATGTTCCCTTTGCAGGTTGCTGTCCACCATGGTGATAACAGCCTCCTCGTCTGTCAGGTCGCGGACAATCACCGGCATGGCGTCCATCCCCAGTGCCTTGCACGCTGCCAGCCGCCGGTGGCCGGAGATCAGCTCATAGCCGCCGTCAGGCAACGGCCTTGCCAGCGCCGGAGAAAGCACGCCGGCATCGGCAATGCTCCGCATGAGCTGCGCCATTTCCTCGTCCTCCTTCACCTTGAAGGGGTGATTTCGAAAGGGTGTGAGGGCAGCCAGCGGGATTGCCTCTACCTTTGGCTTTTTCGCATCGAGCCGTTCCTCCGTGCTCATAAAAAGCTCCTCGTACCCGGTCAGCCCCAAATCAATCAATCTGTCGTTCTTCATCGAATCCTTCCTTTCATCGCATAATCGTCTTTTCCTCTTGGGACAGCCGCTGATTTCGCAGCGCCTGCTTCTCCCGCGGGGAGAGGTAGGGGTCGTTTTCCACCCACGCATCCAATTCACACGCCAAGAGGTCTTTCAGCCTTGGGTTATCCTCAATCATGTTATAGGCGGTTTGCTTTTGCTTCCGAAGCCGGGAAAGCTCTGCGGTGCAGGCGGCGCAGGACTTTTTCAGCTCGACCCTCTCCACAGGATCGGCGCAGCCTCGCTGTTTATTGCGGATTTTGCTGCGTGCAGCGGATATTGCATCCATCTCCTTGTCCATTCGTGCAAGAAACCTCTGCACATCCTCCGGCGTGTCCAAATGCTCCCGACACACCAGCGTTATCTCGGCGGTGAAGCGATCCAGCCTGCGGCAAGCTTCCCGGCACTCCGCCGACAGGGGCTGCCGATATTCCTTTTCGTACAGCGGCGCAACGCCCAGCACGATTGCCACACAGCGGAAGAAGCTCAAATACCCGTTGACGCGGGGCAAATGCAGATAAAAATCCCGCTGCCGGTAGTATTTTTCCGTCGGTGGATTCTTCCTGGCATATTCCCGTGTGTAGGGCCTCATGAATTCAAAATAGCGCCGGGTCACACGGATGTCCCGCTGGTTCTCCAGCAGCCTGTCCTGCAGCGCCTCCTTGTCATATTCGGCTCCCAGCCGGAAAGTGCGCATACACTTTTTAGCGCTTAGAGAGCGGATGGTGGCGTACCTGCGGTAGGGATCGCACACGAACACATAGCCCTTTTTCCGCAGCACGGCGCCCAGCTCCGTCCAGCTGCTCGATATCGTCAGCGCCTCGTCCAGTGCCCGCCGCATGAGGTTGTAGCGGGTGGGCTCGTCGTTCTTTTCGGCAAAGTAGACCGACCGCGCCGTTTTATGCCGTTGGGGATTTTTCACCACCGACAGGCCATGCTCCTTGCAGATACGGTCGGACATATCCCGCAGCTTGTAGTAGACCTCGTATTTTGCCTCCAGCTTTTTGCCCGTCCACATATTCACCGGATTCACAACAAAGTGGTTGTGATAAGTGCCGGTGTTGAAGTGGGTGGCAACAAGCACCTGCCGGTCGTTCCCCCAAAGCCGCCGCGCCGTCTCCACGCCGATGCGATGGCATTCCTCCGCCGTAACCTCACCGGTCTTGAAGGACTGGTAGGCGTGGTAGGCCACATTGCCGCCGGCTTTGCCGAAGCGCCTCTGCACGGCAGCCATCTCCCTTGCGGCAGACTCCGCCCTGCAGCCAATTCCGGTGACGGCGTATTGCTGCTCCCCCTCATCCAGGTTTTTTTCTTTGTCGGCAGCATACAGCAGCACCTGCTCCAGGTCGCTCAGCTTGGTCTTGCTGGGGTTGGTGCAGTAGTCCACCACACGGCTGACGCTGTCATGGATTGCCCAGATCTTCGTCACCGCCATCGGCATCCTCCTTCCCGTGATAGGCGCGCAGAAGCAGGCTCTCGATCTCGGTCAAAGCCTCGTCAAAGTCCCTCATGGCAAGCTCGTAGCGGACGGTATCGTGGAGCGTTGTCAGCTTCTGATACGCCAGCATCAGCTCCCGGCGCGGAGCCTCTCTCACTGCTGCGCCGGTTCCCAAGCTTCGGAGATATTCCGACATATTCATGCCGCATTTCTTTGCCTTTCTGCGAATGGTATTCTTCTCGGTTTTATAGACTCGCACATTGATTTCCTCTGTTCGATTCCGCATAGATATCACATCCTTTCAGCGGGGTTACAGGGGCGCGCCCCTTTCGTATCGGCAGATACGGGGGATTTGGGTGCCGCAGGGCTACACAAATCCCATGCTCGTTATCCTTACGGATAAAAAGCGGTGTATAGCCCCGCACCCCTTAAAGCGGCAATTCCTCATCGTCCTCCGCCTCCTCCCATGACGCAGATGACGCTTGTGACGATGCTTGGGGAAGCCGGAAGGTTCCGTCATTCTGTTTCCACAGTGACACAAGTCTCTCGCTCCCGGAGGAACCGTCATAACCGTCAGCACCGTCATGCAGCTCCAAAAGCACCAACCGGGCAGCCGCCGTTTTACGATACTCGTAGGTGATTCCCAGAGGCAGCAGCACATCGCTGTAATGGCGGGTCAGATGCTTGCTGGCGAGGTTGGGCTTCAGCTCCGTATTACCTACGGCGGCAAGCAGCTGGGACACCGTGCCCCGAAACCGCCTATGCGCCAAGAGAAAATCCGCCACCTGAAAAACAAAGTCCGGGATGCGTTCCTTTCGCAAATCCTTGGCGCTGAGCGCCTCGGTAATCTCCCATCGGACGCCCCGCATCTGCATTTTCAGCTTTTTCTCCTCCACATCCCGGCCTGTAATGCAGAGGGTGGCGCAATCGCCGAAGCGGTCATCCTTGCGGAGAATCATCCCCGTATCCGCCACGCCCAAAATGCCTGTGGAGCCGGTCATGTCGTTGAAGATATTGCTGCTGTCCCGCTCCTT from Clostridiales bacterium carries:
- a CDS encoding SpaA isopeptide-forming pilin-related protein; translation: MKKILKRGMSGLLAVLMAFTVLAGFGTTTAFAASETAESYMISFPRDGDAAQIYSEDAWGHSAKTYMNGWTTGSSNYTTLHCMDSFDGKVCYCIEPGLSRNVGDTYYGFGEDFWDNYPSQYNNTIEPDDIKLLLGRIMQYGYQGNLSTSWRSQNDSDADKLAHAFATQLLVWETVVGERDADFDHVSTGGYDEILSLVSPNHPLYSRIMDYYDSIESSVQSHAVCPSFMSRSSGGARTIELAWDGSQYIAELTDTNRVLSQFTFSASETGFHFSVSGNTLTITTDTAPSGNVTISASRSASRCGVLVWTDYKYGPNGGVQDTITYTASVSDPVRAFVKLKVSYGSAKIIKTSEDGRVDGITFTITGEGVNQSVTTDRNGEIHIDNLMPGTYTVTEQSYDKYVPQESHRVTVLAGQTATVSFNNVLRRGELTVTKTSEDGLNQGVKFHLSGTSLSGLPVDEYAVTDENGVATFRDVLIGTGYTLEEMDTAIRYVVPDSQSAAVEWNSVTNKSVSNILKKFNVTVTKSDCESGTAQGDASLAGAAYGIYKGDQLADTYYTDENGQFTTGYYVCGDDWTIREISPSEGYLLDSTVYAVGAEAANYTVELNAAPAVAVAEQVQKGNIAIIKHSDNGDTQIETPEEGAIFAVYLKSAGSYEAAKDTERDYLTCDENGFAQSKDLPYGVYTVHQVSGWEGRELMSDFDVFIAKDGETYRYLINNANFESFIKVIKVDAETGNTIPYAGAGFQIFRPDGSKVEMTFTYPEVTTIDTFYTNDAGMLITPEKLEFGKGYSLKEVSAPYGYVLSHEAVKFDVTEENSTEESGVTVVAVKLGNYAQKGIIKISKTGEVFATVTAADGVYQPVYTVQGLAGATYEIKAAADIYTPDGTLRCSAGEVVDTVTTGADGMAESKPLYLGKYEITEMKAPDGMVINKDAHTAELVYAGQEIEITETAASFCNDRQKARISLSKVLEQNKQFGIGMNNELSAVTFGFYAAEELTAADGSVIPADGLIEILSLDENGKAVLKSDVPFGSYYVKEISTDSHYMLSDEKYPVTFAYAGQEIPVVELAVNDGKSITNEMIYGEIHGMKKDEDGKALAGATIGLFLTDGTEPVLTTVSAEDGSFSFADIPYGEYVAREIAAPEGYVLDETPYTVKVDQNGAVVEIEITNKLIRGSVQLTKVDKDYPDHHLNGAVFEVYRDGKLVGQTEELSDGVYKLDDLPYGDYTLKETEAPKGFFLDEKTYSFSIKEDGKTVVVENEAGKGFANQAQTGGIRIEKTSDDGVLKGFTFRVEGSDITGNAFSKDFVTDEKGQIHIEGLRIGDYVISEVSNKANEKYELPANVTVTVHEGKTVVAKFHNKLKPVTDIPKTGDTTNMPLWATLTGISAIGAGAAAFFTFRKKKEVGKHER
- a CDS encoding ParB/RepB/Spo0J family partition protein → MKSVQKIDLGLTGYDELFMNDAERKENKLPRIYDIPLSEIDDFPDHPFKVKLDEDMDQLVQSIKERGIITPVTLRPKEDGRYEIVSGHRRKKACELAGFDTVKAEVREMTRDEAIILMVESNLQRSVILPSEKAFSYKMRLEAMKRQAGRPAQDNYSPLGNNSFGTKSSDEMAAEVGESKNTIFRYIRLTELIPELLDLVDEGRIAFRPAVELSYLQKEEQRALLEQIAYADATPSLAQAIKLKRFSQDGKLNNEVIESIMSEEKPNQREKINIKYAEARRFIPASVPYEKTGEYILKALEYYHRYQERQKSRNDAR
- a CDS encoding AAA family ATPase; its protein translation is MENCKVIAITNQKGGVGKTTTTVNLGVGLASSGKRVLLVDADPQGSLTVSLGIKNPDELDVSLSSLMQSVIDDEPLAEGAIIRHQEGVDLLPSNIELSGMETGLFNVMSREYVLKNAIDGMRKSYDYILIDCMPSLGMMTVNALVAADSVIIPSQPNFLSTKGLNLLLRSISKIKRQINPRLKIDGILLTMVDNRTNNAKAIISSLRSTVGENIRVFRSEIPFSVRAAECSLSGESIFSHDRNGKVAAAYEALTKEVTEIEERAKNRSGPDRVR